A window from uncultured Desulfobacter sp. encodes these proteins:
- a CDS encoding homocysteine S-methyltransferase family protein — MTRDKVTIIDGGIGRELERRGAAFKQPEWSALAMMETPDLVKEVHKAFIKSGASIITTNSYALVPFHIGEGLFEKQGKSLATSAGQTACAAVSETRPNTRVAGSIPPLFGSYRPDLYRPERVTEIATPLIEGLSLYVDLWLCETQSLTDEPIRVKALVDQLDRSAKPFWVAFTLDDSHLNPEPALRSGESLVDAVQKMVNAKVDAILFNCCQPEVISQAIEVTREQLALLNAERIEIGAYANAFLPQPKDAKANETLNEIRPDLTPSSYLRWAQKWVQEGATLIGGCCGIGPEHIHVLSEKLIRTCA; from the coding sequence ATGACAAGAGACAAAGTGACGATTATAGACGGTGGCATCGGCAGGGAACTGGAACGGCGGGGGGCCGCCTTCAAACAACCGGAGTGGTCCGCATTGGCCATGATGGAGACGCCGGACCTGGTCAAAGAGGTTCATAAAGCTTTCATCAAGAGCGGTGCATCCATCATCACCACCAACAGCTATGCCCTGGTCCCGTTTCATATTGGAGAAGGGTTATTTGAAAAACAGGGAAAGTCTCTGGCAACCAGCGCCGGCCAGACAGCCTGTGCAGCCGTCAGTGAAACCCGCCCGAATACACGTGTTGCAGGTTCCATCCCCCCGCTGTTCGGTTCCTACCGCCCTGATTTGTACAGGCCTGAACGGGTGACTGAAATTGCAACCCCTTTGATAGAGGGGCTTAGTTTGTATGTAGATTTATGGCTGTGTGAAACACAAAGCCTGACTGATGAACCAATCCGGGTTAAGGCTCTGGTCGATCAACTGGACCGGTCAGCCAAACCGTTCTGGGTTGCTTTTACCCTGGACGATTCTCATTTAAATCCTGAACCGGCTTTACGCTCGGGGGAATCCCTGGTGGATGCCGTCCAAAAGATGGTCAATGCAAAGGTGGACGCTATTTTATTTAACTGCTGCCAGCCTGAAGTCATCAGTCAGGCCATTGAGGTGACCCGGGAACAGCTGGCGCTTTTGAACGCTGAACGTATTGAAATCGGTGCCTATGCAAATGCGTTTTTACCCCAACCCAAAGATGCAAAGGCAAATGAAACGCTCAATGAGATCAGACCGGACTTAACCCCGTCATCCTATCTGAGATGGGCCCAAAAATGGGTTCAGGAAGGTGCCACGCTGATCGGCGGATGCTGTGGCATCGGACCGGAACATATCCACGTATTATCCGAGAAACTCATCAGAACCTGTGCATAA
- a CDS encoding phosphagen kinase produces MKAEPGLPFHVFSRSQIKQHLTLSLYNDLKHIRTSSGYSLDQAIKSGIGNPDSAIGIYAGDMESYDCFAPVLLPIIEDYHHLEPGWSHKPGMQEAVLPDLDPTQTFIRSSRIRVARNLCGFPFSGNMSLNQRKALEETIKQAFDALPENLSGTYTSFSDLNEKQFNDLLEKGLAFPKGDRFMDAAGINQDYPAGRGIFISRDKVVRVWVNEEDHLRIIAQSPGGDIARVFNRLQEMIKALAENLDFAFDRKKGFLTSCPTNIGTTMRAGVHIHLENLEQNLPLLESIARAHHLQIRGTNGEKTAVEEAVFDISNARRLGISANTILNDLHSGLRAIIQAEKK; encoded by the coding sequence ATGAAAGCTGAACCCGGGCTGCCGTTTCATGTCTTTTCCCGATCCCAAATAAAGCAGCACCTGACACTCAGTTTATATAACGACCTTAAACACATCCGCACCTCGTCTGGGTACAGTCTTGATCAGGCCATCAAATCCGGTATTGGGAATCCGGACTCCGCCATTGGTATTTATGCCGGGGACATGGAAAGCTATGATTGCTTTGCACCGGTGTTGCTGCCCATTATCGAGGATTACCACCACCTTGAACCGGGATGGTCCCATAAACCCGGCATGCAGGAAGCTGTTCTGCCGGACCTGGACCCGACACAGACATTCATACGCTCATCCCGAATCCGTGTGGCAAGAAACCTGTGCGGCTTTCCGTTTTCAGGCAACATGAGTTTAAATCAGCGCAAGGCCCTGGAAGAGACCATAAAGCAGGCCTTTGACGCCCTGCCCGAAAACCTGTCCGGCACCTACACAAGTTTTTCAGATTTAAATGAAAAACAATTCAACGATCTGCTTGAAAAGGGACTGGCCTTTCCCAAAGGCGACCGGTTCATGGATGCCGCAGGCATAAACCAGGATTACCCCGCAGGACGCGGCATATTTATAAGCCGGGACAAGGTTGTCCGGGTATGGGTCAATGAAGAGGATCATCTGCGCATCATCGCCCAGTCACCGGGTGGAGATATTGCCCGTGTGTTTAACCGGCTGCAGGAGATGATCAAGGCGCTTGCGGAAAATTTGGATTTTGCCTTTGACCGGAAAAAAGGATTTCTTACCTCCTGTCCCACGAATATCGGAACAACCATGAGGGCCGGTGTGCATATTCATCTTGAAAATCTGGAACAAAACCTCCCTCTCCTTGAATCCATAGCCAGAGCTCACCACCTGCAGATCCGGGGCACGAACGGGGAAAAAACCGCTGTTGAAGAGGCTGTCTTTGACATTTCCAATGCCCGCAGGCTGGGCATCAGCGCCAATACAATTTTAAATGATCTTCACAGCGGATTGAGGGCCATTATCCAGGCCGAAAAAAAATAA
- the raiA gene encoding ribosome-associated translation inhibitor RaiA codes for MNISITFKNVPSSDAVKSHVEKKLNKLDKMLEYPAEAQAVFSEEKLHSIAEINLICNKLKIHARGEAEENNMYLAIDNVVEKVKIQITKFKEKQKRHLAGDKQSIKDEVPDPVETE; via the coding sequence ATGAACATTTCAATTACTTTCAAGAACGTCCCTTCATCTGACGCTGTAAAATCCCATGTTGAAAAGAAATTGAATAAACTGGATAAAATGCTGGAGTACCCTGCAGAGGCCCAGGCTGTCTTCTCAGAGGAAAAATTGCACAGCATTGCTGAAATTAATTTGATTTGTAATAAGCTGAAAATTCATGCCAGAGGCGAGGCCGAAGAGAACAACATGTATCTGGCTATAGACAATGTGGTCGAAAAAGTTAAAATTCAGATCACCAAATTCAAAGAGAAACAAAAACGCCACCTGGCCGGTGACAAGCAGAGTATTAAAGACGAAGTGCCAGATCCCGTCGAAACCGAATAG
- the panP gene encoding pyridoxal-dependent aspartate 1-decarboxylase PanP, protein MSSSFSFFSLPGNSAWNQDLKPLRKTSGQLIADRKSLDRVFIRPDDENSKKTLVKYMEQILFGLHDFLNRHVGVTEEISLTELAKNYMDVEISDHPQKNLGQVIEDIIKDVAPKAVNVASPYFIGHMTSALPFFMVHLKAITAALNQNVIKMETSKVLAVIERQVLAKIHRLIFKQDDAFYRAHVQNTRTALGAFTSGGTTANITAMWVARNRLFPPKDDFKSIEEDGLFKAMQVHDTDRVVILVSRRGHYSLRKASGILGLGNKNIIAVDVKPDHTMDTEKLKQTIQALKQQGRTKIAAIVGIAGATETGTIDPLQDMADICEKEQVHFHVDAAWGGPILLSDTYAHLLSGIERADSVTIDGHKQFYMPMGAGMVYFKNAMALDAIAYHARYVNRKGSVDLGIKTLEGSREAACLILDASLKIMGSKGYALMIDHGIETARAFAQKIEERPEFELVTPPVLNILTYRLVPLAFRQKMKTARGEARKLLNQELDEINIRIQRIQREAGKSFVSRTRLKLVPEDDFMVVVLRSVIMNPYTTEIILDDILDEQEKIYHQL, encoded by the coding sequence ATGTCATCCTCTTTTTCATTTTTTTCATTGCCTGGAAACAGCGCCTGGAACCAAGACCTGAAACCCTTACGAAAAACATCCGGGCAATTGATTGCAGACCGCAAGTCCCTGGACCGGGTTTTCATCCGCCCCGATGATGAAAACAGCAAAAAGACCCTGGTTAAATACATGGAGCAGATCCTGTTCGGACTGCACGATTTTCTTAACCGGCATGTGGGCGTTACCGAAGAGATCAGCCTGACCGAACTTGCTAAAAATTACATGGACGTTGAAATCAGCGACCATCCCCAGAAAAATCTGGGCCAAGTGATTGAAGATATCATAAAAGACGTTGCGCCTAAAGCGGTCAATGTGGCATCCCCCTACTTTATCGGTCATATGACCTCTGCCCTGCCCTTTTTTATGGTGCATCTTAAGGCCATCACCGCCGCCTTGAACCAGAATGTCATTAAAATGGAAACCTCCAAGGTGCTGGCCGTCATTGAACGGCAGGTGCTGGCAAAAATTCACCGCCTGATTTTCAAACAAGATGACGCGTTTTACCGGGCCCATGTCCAGAATACCCGTACGGCTTTAGGGGCGTTTACATCGGGCGGCACCACGGCCAACATAACGGCCATGTGGGTGGCCAGAAACCGCTTATTCCCACCTAAAGATGATTTTAAAAGCATTGAAGAAGACGGACTTTTTAAAGCCATGCAGGTCCATGACACGGACCGGGTGGTGATCCTTGTCTCCCGGCGGGGGCACTACTCGTTAAGAAAGGCAAGCGGCATTTTAGGACTCGGCAATAAAAACATCATTGCCGTGGATGTAAAACCGGATCACACCATGGATACGGAAAAACTAAAACAGACCATCCAGGCCCTCAAGCAGCAAGGTCGCACAAAAATAGCCGCCATTGTGGGCATTGCCGGGGCCACGGAGACAGGAACCATTGATCCGTTGCAGGATATGGCCGATATCTGTGAAAAAGAGCAGGTCCATTTTCATGTGGATGCGGCATGGGGCGGCCCCATACTGTTATCCGACACCTATGCCCATCTGCTTTCGGGCATTGAGCGCGCAGATTCGGTCACCATTGACGGCCACAAACAATTTTACATGCCCATGGGCGCGGGCATGGTCTATTTTAAAAACGCCATGGCCCTTGATGCCATTGCCTACCATGCCCGGTATGTTAACCGGAAGGGCTCTGTGGACCTAGGGATAAAAACCCTTGAAGGTTCCAGGGAGGCTGCCTGCCTGATCCTGGATGCCTCCCTAAAAATCATGGGGTCCAAGGGATATGCCCTGATGATTGATCACGGTATTGAAACGGCCAGGGCCTTTGCCCAAAAAATAGAAGAGCGGCCTGAATTTGAACTGGTGACTCCGCCGGTACTCAATATCCTGACCTACCGGCTGGTGCCCCTGGCCTTCCGGCAGAAAATGAAAACGGCCCGGGGTGAGGCGCGTAAACTGCTGAACCAGGAACTGGACGAGATCAATATCCGCATCCAGCGCATCCAGCGGGAAGCCGGCAAAAGTTTTGTCTCCCGGACCCGGCTCAAACTTGTACCCGAGGATGATTTTATGGTGGTGGTGCTTCGCAGTGTTATCATGAACCCCTATACCACCGAAATCATATTGGATGATATTTTGGACGAACAGGAAAAAATTTATCATCAACTTTGA
- a CDS encoding ArsC family (seleno)protein: protein MTIEWAYIRKGCTSCKKALAYFEEHKISVDVTVDARKEKLDAQKAWELIKSQNHVYIAKGKNKVVSFDPDRSEPEDVLKHAMGRSGNLRAPTVIQDKTIFIGFNEDIYIHL from the coding sequence ATGACCATCGAATGGGCATATATCAGAAAAGGCTGCACATCCTGCAAAAAAGCGCTTGCGTATTTTGAGGAACACAAGATTTCCGTGGATGTAACGGTTGATGCAAGAAAGGAAAAATTGGATGCTCAAAAAGCATGGGAACTGATCAAGTCACAGAACCACGTTTATATCGCAAAGGGCAAAAACAAAGTAGTCAGTTTCGATCCGGATAGATCGGAGCCCGAAGACGTTTTAAAGCATGCCATGGGCCGGAGCGGAAACTTGCGGGCACCCACGGTGATTCAAGATAAAACCATATTTATCGGTTTTAACGAAGATATTTATATCCATCTGTAA
- a CDS encoding NAD-dependent epimerase/dehydratase family protein: MRCLVTGGTGFVGSNLTLALQEQGHEVIITGNESEQPLPEFKGKCLYPGFIGIDWDAIGRIDVLFHQAAINGTRVDDEKEIMRANLESSKYLFNHVIAHGCRKIVYASSTAIYGNAPAPYHESDPPAPQTPYARAKKLLDDFSMALAAEHSDLAIVGLRYCNIFGPRENHKGTRATMVYQFARQMQKGNPKLFKFGEQKRDYIYVKDVVRANLLASKAKESCIVNCGSGTTTSFNKIVEQLNIVLGLNRTPEYIENPFEDSYQNHTQCDMSLPKEKIGFVPEYSFEKGLMDYYDSGFLI, encoded by the coding sequence ATGAGATGTTTAGTAACCGGCGGAACCGGATTCGTAGGTTCCAATTTAACATTAGCACTTCAAGAACAGGGACACGAGGTAATTATCACAGGCAATGAATCTGAACAGCCCCTCCCTGAATTCAAGGGCAAATGCCTGTATCCAGGTTTTATCGGCATAGATTGGGACGCGATTGGAAGAATAGATGTCCTTTTTCACCAGGCTGCGATTAACGGCACAAGAGTCGATGATGAAAAAGAGATCATGCGGGCCAATCTTGAATCATCAAAGTATTTATTCAACCATGTCATTGCCCATGGATGCAGAAAAATTGTGTATGCCTCATCCACGGCAATATATGGCAATGCCCCGGCCCCCTATCACGAAAGTGACCCGCCTGCCCCCCAAACCCCATATGCCAGGGCAAAAAAATTACTGGATGATTTTTCCATGGCACTTGCAGCCGAACATTCGGACCTCGCCATTGTCGGACTCCGATATTGCAATATATTCGGGCCAAGGGAAAATCATAAAGGCACAAGGGCCACCATGGTGTACCAATTTGCCCGGCAAATGCAAAAAGGAAACCCGAAACTGTTCAAGTTCGGAGAGCAAAAAAGAGATTACATCTATGTTAAGGATGTTGTAAGAGCCAATCTTCTTGCATCAAAGGCAAAAGAAAGCTGCATTGTCAATTGCGGATCCGGAACAACAACCTCTTTTAACAAAATCGTTGAACAACTCAATATTGTTCTGGGGTTGAACAGGACCCCGGAATATATTGAAAATCCGTTTGAAGATTCATATCAAAACCATACACAGTGTGATATGTCCCTGCCAAAAGAAAAAATCGGGTTTGTGCCCGAGTATTCCTTTGAAAAGGGATTAATGGACTATTATGATTCGGGTTTTTTAATTTGA
- the ttdA gene encoding L(+)-tartrate dehydratase subunit alpha, with protein MDLNTQRQHFIDVMAKFTGYAGKHLPDDVIAKLKELRTQEDTPMAKLIYDAMFDDLDMAHKLDRPACQDTGVIQYFVQVGSKFPMIDEIESCLIEAVKKATIESPLRHNCVEIFDEKNTGNNVGTRIPWIDWEVVPNNDEVKIYMYMAGGGCSLPGTAKVLMPLEGYDGAVKFIFDQITSYGINACPPLLVGIGIAGSVEVAAKLSKKALLRPIGTQNPNVRGAELEKMIEKGLNDIQIGPGGLTGKNSVMGVNIEQAGRHPATIAVGLSTGCWAHRRALIKFDSSLEYEVISHKGVTL; from the coding sequence ATGGACCTAAACACACAACGCCAACATTTTATCGATGTGATGGCCAAGTTTACCGGCTATGCAGGCAAGCATCTTCCCGATGATGTCATTGCCAAACTCAAAGAGCTCAGGACCCAGGAAGATACCCCCATGGCCAAACTGATTTATGATGCCATGTTTGATGACCTGGACATGGCCCACAAGCTTGACAGGCCGGCATGCCAGGATACGGGTGTTATTCAGTATTTCGTGCAGGTGGGTTCCAAATTTCCCATGATTGACGAGATTGAAAGCTGCCTGATTGAAGCGGTAAAAAAAGCCACCATAGAATCACCATTGCGTCATAACTGCGTGGAAATATTTGATGAAAAAAATACCGGCAACAATGTCGGCACAAGAATTCCATGGATTGACTGGGAAGTTGTACCCAATAATGACGAGGTCAAAATATACATGTACATGGCAGGCGGCGGCTGCAGTCTACCCGGCACCGCAAAGGTCCTGATGCCCCTGGAAGGATATGACGGGGCCGTCAAATTCATTTTTGATCAAATCACCTCTTACGGGATCAACGCCTGTCCCCCGCTTCTGGTGGGTATCGGCATTGCCGGATCTGTAGAGGTGGCAGCCAAACTGTCCAAAAAAGCCCTGCTTCGTCCCATCGGCACACAAAATCCCAATGTCCGGGGCGCAGAACTGGAAAAGATGATTGAAAAAGGCTTGAATGACATTCAAATCGGCCCTGGCGGACTTACGGGTAAAAATTCGGTGATGGGTGTCAACATTGAACAGGCTGGCCGCCATCCGGCAACCATCGCCGTGGGTCTGTCTACCGGATGCTGGGCGCATAGAAGAGCCCTGATCAAATTTGATTCAAGCCTGGAATATGAAGTTATCTCACACAAAGGAGTCACACTATGA
- the ttdB gene encoding L(+)-tartrate dehydratase subunit beta: MSTKTLTTPIKNEDLEDLTIGDVIFLDGYLITSRDDVHHRHIHQGKDLPVDLAGKAIFHAGPIMQEKKDQPGKYEVISIGPTTSMRMEKLQKEFLEATGVKLVVGKGGMGPKTAEGCMAYKAVHTVFPGGCAVLAASRVEEVESVEWLDLGMPEAMWVMRVKQFGPLIVSIDTKGNNLFEKNKAMFNEKKEKVVAEIIKHVDYLD; this comes from the coding sequence ATGAGCACAAAGACATTAACAACACCGATTAAAAACGAAGATCTTGAAGACCTTACCATAGGCGATGTCATATTCCTGGACGGATATTTGATCACAAGCCGGGATGATGTGCATCACCGCCATATCCACCAGGGCAAAGATCTGCCGGTGGACCTGGCAGGCAAAGCCATTTTCCATGCCGGACCCATTATGCAGGAAAAAAAAGATCAGCCTGGTAAATACGAGGTGATCTCCATCGGGCCGACCACCAGTATGCGCATGGAAAAACTTCAAAAGGAATTTTTGGAAGCAACCGGCGTTAAACTGGTTGTGGGCAAAGGCGGCATGGGACCCAAAACAGCTGAAGGCTGCATGGCGTATAAAGCGGTCCATACCGTATTCCCAGGCGGCTGTGCCGTTCTGGCCGCAAGCCGGGTGGAAGAGGTGGAATCCGTTGAATGGCTGGATTTAGGCATGCCCGAAGCCATGTGGGTGATGCGCGTTAAACAATTTGGCCCGTTGATTGTCTCCATTGATACCAAGGGAAATAATCTGTTTGAAAAAAACAAAGCCATGTTTAATGAAAAGAAAGAAAAAGTTGTGGCAGAAATCATTAAGCATGTGGATTATCTTGATTAA
- the metE gene encoding 5-methyltetrahydropteroyltriglutamate--homocysteine S-methyltransferase — translation MKTHNLGFPRIGDNRELKRALESYWRGETSQTQLLETGAQIRKRNWAYQKDLNYVPVGDFSFYDQVLDTSWMLGNIPARAKETDGSALDRYFRTARGQSAGDGKDNQIPAGDMTKWFDTNYHYIVPEFEPSTKFFLDAQSLLDQVQEAQQSGVRPKPVVLGPVTYLFLGKAESFDKKTLLKKLLPEYARLLNLLAAQDIEWVQMDEPLLVMDLENDWKSMVEQAYQALGTGSVKIMLATYFGPLEGNLNLALSLPVQALHVDAVRGKDQVADIVARLPEHMDLSLGVIDGRNIWKTDLNALLDRLTPIHEQLGDRLWLAPSCSLLHVPVDLEKETDLDDELSDWMAFARQKLVELDILAKALSQGRETVATQLAENAKALENRERSPRIHNPEVQARLTQVNDSWGQRNQPYPERAKLHQERLNLPLFPTTTIGSFPQTQEIRALRLNFKKRKIGLSDYTTGIRDQMKKTIQFQEETGLDVLVHGEAERNDMVEYFGEQLDGFAFSQYGWVQSYGSRCVKPPILFGDVSRPQPMTVSWIVYAQSLTGKPVKGMLTGPVTILNWSFVRDDQTRADTCRQVALAMRDEVLDLEKAGISIIQIDEAALREGLPLRKKQWNEYLSWAVGAFRITANGVKDATQIHTHMCYSEFNDIIDAITGMDTDVITIEASRSNMEILNAFDETAYPNEIGPGVYDIHSPNVPPVDFIVDNMNEAAKRIPKERLWINPDCGLKTRGWIETRAALQNLVEAARVLRTAATV, via the coding sequence ATGAAAACCCACAATTTAGGGTTCCCCCGCATCGGAGACAACAGGGAACTTAAACGCGCACTGGAGTCTTATTGGCGCGGTGAGACGTCCCAAACGCAATTACTTGAAACCGGTGCCCAGATTCGAAAACGCAATTGGGCCTACCAAAAAGATCTTAATTATGTGCCCGTGGGCGACTTCTCATTTTACGACCAGGTTCTGGATACCAGCTGGATGCTGGGCAATATTCCTGCCCGGGCCAAAGAAACCGACGGATCGGCATTGGATCGGTATTTCCGTACAGCCCGCGGCCAGTCCGCAGGGGATGGAAAAGACAACCAGATTCCGGCCGGGGATATGACCAAGTGGTTCGACACCAACTATCATTACATTGTCCCGGAGTTTGAGCCGTCCACGAAATTCTTCCTGGATGCGCAGTCTTTACTGGACCAGGTTCAGGAAGCCCAACAGAGTGGTGTAAGGCCAAAACCGGTTGTCCTGGGTCCCGTGACCTATCTTTTTTTAGGCAAAGCAGAAAGTTTTGATAAAAAAACGTTGCTTAAAAAACTGTTGCCGGAGTATGCCCGGCTGCTAAATCTGCTGGCCGCCCAGGATATCGAGTGGGTGCAGATGGATGAACCGTTGCTGGTTATGGATCTTGAAAATGACTGGAAAAGCATGGTGGAACAAGCCTACCAGGCCCTGGGAACAGGATCGGTAAAAATCATGCTGGCCACCTATTTTGGTCCCCTTGAAGGCAACTTGAATCTGGCCTTGTCCCTGCCGGTCCAAGCCCTTCATGTGGATGCGGTGCGGGGAAAAGACCAGGTAGCGGATATTGTTGCGCGCCTGCCCGAACACATGGACCTGTCATTGGGGGTCATAGACGGAAGAAACATCTGGAAAACGGATTTGAATGCCCTTCTGGATCGACTGACACCCATTCATGAACAACTTGGCGATCGATTGTGGCTGGCCCCATCCTGCTCTTTGCTCCACGTGCCTGTGGATTTAGAAAAAGAGACTGACCTGGATGATGAACTGTCAGACTGGATGGCCTTTGCCCGGCAAAAACTGGTTGAACTGGATATTTTGGCCAAGGCCTTAAGCCAGGGCCGGGAAACAGTGGCTACCCAGCTGGCAGAGAACGCAAAGGCATTGGAAAACCGCGAACGATCACCCCGGATTCACAACCCGGAGGTCCAGGCCCGCTTAACCCAGGTAAATGACAGTTGGGGACAACGCAATCAACCCTACCCCGAACGGGCCAAACTTCACCAAGAAAGACTCAACCTGCCCCTTTTCCCCACCACCACCATTGGATCATTTCCACAAACTCAAGAGATCAGGGCGCTGCGCCTGAATTTCAAGAAAAGAAAAATCGGGCTGAGTGACTACACCACAGGCATCCGGGATCAGATGAAAAAAACCATTCAATTCCAGGAAGAGACCGGGCTGGATGTGCTGGTCCATGGCGAAGCCGAACGTAACGACATGGTCGAATACTTTGGCGAGCAGCTGGACGGCTTTGCCTTCAGCCAATATGGATGGGTGCAGTCCTACGGTTCCCGCTGTGTTAAACCGCCGATTCTCTTTGGCGATGTGTCCCGGCCCCAACCCATGACCGTCTCATGGATCGTTTATGCGCAATCCCTAACGGGCAAACCGGTCAAGGGGATGCTCACAGGCCCTGTCACCATATTAAACTGGTCCTTTGTCCGGGACGACCAAACGAGGGCCGATACCTGCCGCCAGGTTGCCCTTGCCATGCGCGATGAGGTGCTGGATCTTGAAAAGGCAGGTATTTCCATCATCCAAATCGATGAAGCCGCCCTGAGAGAAGGACTGCCCCTGCGTAAAAAACAGTGGAATGAATATCTAAGCTGGGCGGTGGGCGCATTCCGGATTACCGCCAACGGGGTTAAAGACGCCACCCAGATTCATACCCATATGTGTTATTCGGAATTCAATGATATTATCGACGCCATCACCGGCATGGATACCGATGTCATCACCATTGAGGCGTCCCGTTCCAACATGGAGATACTCAACGCCTTTGACGAAACCGCCTATCCCAACGAAATCGGTCCCGGGGTATATGATATCCACTCGCCCAACGTGCCCCCCGTAGATTTTATTGTGGACAATATGAATGAAGCGGCCAAACGCATCCCAAAGGAACGGCTGTGGATCAACCCGGACTGCGGTTTAAAGACCAGAGGATGGATAGAAACAAGAGCAGCTTTACAAAATCTGGTTGAAGCAGCCAGGGTGCTGCGCACCGCTGCAACTGTTTGA